The following nucleotide sequence is from Flavimarina sp. Hel_I_48.
TAGGGCATTTTTTCTTCAAAATGAATGAAAAATTCCTTAAGGCCTGTAGGATCCTCAATTTCAGATTTTGCGCGATCTATTGATTCGAGCTCTTCGGTAGTAATTAATTGGTGCAGATCAATGGCTTCGCCATCGGTTTTTAACTTCGTTAAATGACCATATATTGTTCCCGGTGCCAGATCCCTTTTTTCTGAAATTTCTTCTATGGAAAGCCCTTCGTTAAAAAGTTCGTGGGTTATTTTATATGTATTCCCCTTATTCTTTTTTGACTTCCTTTTCTTAGGTTTTTCCTGTTCAAGTAGTTCCAGGAAACGAGTACCGTACTTATCCAGTTTTGCCTGTCCCACACCGCTTACCATGATCATATCGTCAAGCGTTTGTGGTTTTTTAGCTTCCATATCTTTTAATGTGGCGTCACTAAAAACAATATAGGCCGGCACCCCTTCTTCTTTTGCAATGGCCGAGCGCAGTTCCCTGAATTTTTCAAAAAGAATGCCTGTGGCATCATCAAGCGTTCTGGCCACGCTCACCGCTGGTTTTTCCTTAACAAGACGGGCCAATTGTATCTGTTCCCCTTCAAAAAGTACTTTTTTAGCCAAAGGGGTCAACATGAGTCGGCCATGTTCATGAAACCGTATTTCAAGAACCCCCTGATTGATCATCTGGATCACATACTGCTGCAAATCGCGCCAAGGGATATCACTTGCCGCACCGTATGTCTTTACACTTTGATATCCTTTATCAAGAATAGTGGCATTTTCTGAGCCACGCAACACGTCAATAAGCGTTCCCATTGCTTCCTGCTCCTTTAAGCGTGCCACGGCAGAACACACCTTTTGCGCCAGCACGGTACCATCTATATATTGGGGCGGTCTTTTGCATATATCACAGTTGCCACAGTCCTCATAAATAAATTCCCCAAAATAATTGAGCAGCGCCTTTCGGCGGCAGCTTAGCGCTTCGGCATATTGCTGCATGCGGTCCAGCTTGGCCAACTGGTATTCTTCCGTAGGGCTTCCTTCGGCAAATTTGCGCAACTGTACCGTATCTGCATAACTATAAAAAAGTAAGGTATGCGCGGGCAGGCCATCACGACCGCCACGCCCTATTTCCTGATAATAGCCTTCAATATTCTTCGGCATATTATAGTGAATTACCCAGCGTACATTGCTTTTGTCTATGCCCATACCAAAGGCGATGGTCGCCACGACTATTGGCGTACGGTCGTTAATAAAATCTTCCTGTACGCGCATGCGCTCTTCTGGGGTTAGCCCGGCGTGATAAGCTTCGGCCTTGTGACCGGCAGCGGCCAACTTCTCTGCCACAGATTCGGTATTTTTTCGGCTTAAGCAATAAATGATACCACTTTCATCCTGCCTGCTATCCAGAAAATCAAGAATTTGCTTGTTCCTGTTGTTTCCCGGTCGTACTTCAAGATACAGATTAGGACGGTCAAAAGAGGCCAGATGCTTCGTAGCCTGCGGTATGGCAAGCTGTTTCATGATATCATCCTGTGTCGCCTTATCTGCGGTAGCGGTAAGGGCGATCAAGGGCACATGGCTCATTCGTTTTTTTAAGTACGCAAGCTGGGTATAGGCCGGCCTAAAATCATGCCCCCAGGAAGAGATACAATGTGCTTCATCTACCGCAATAAGATTGATGGTAATGTTATTTAGATAATTATCCAAGAGGGAAAGGCTTTCAGGGGCAACGTAAATCAATTGCAATTTGCCGTTTTCCAGTTGGCTCAGGGTGTTTTTTTGTTCAATTTCTGGCTGGGAACTATTGAAATATGCTGCGGAAATACCATTCCCCCGCAAGGCATCTACCTGATCTTTCATTAGTGCGATTAGTGGGGAAATAACCAGTGCCGTACCTGGAAGTGCCAATGCCGGCAACTGAAAGCACAACGACTTCCCACCGCCCGTTGGCATTACCGCCATGGCGTCCCTACCCGCCATAATATCTGCAATGACCGACTCCTGATTAGGCCGAAAAGTATCGTACCCAAAATTAGTTTTAAGAAGTTGGAGCAGTTCGGTTTTTGTTTCTGTGGGTAAGGTTGTTGCTGGCATTCGGCAAAAATAGGGAATCTTGGAATTAAACTGGATAAAGAGAAAAGAATGGTTTGCTGAAGGAGGAGAAAGATTGGACTAGAACTAAAAAAAATGTCAACGTAGAAACTTTTTATTTAGTATGGTTTATTAAATTTTAAGAACACAGTTATATCCAAAAATCAAATAGTGTCTAAAAATGTCTTCCTTTAAATGAACTTTTAAAAAGAGAAAAATTTGGAAGAGTTTACCTACTAAAAAAAGTATTTCTAAATTCCCGTGGAGTACTATTGTTTGTTCTTTTAAATGCCAAGTTGAAACGGCTCATAGAGTTAAATCCACATTCGAAGGAAATATCGGTGATACTCTTGTCGGTCGTAACCAATTTCCGTTGGACCTGGGTAATTCTTTCCTGAACGATGTATTCGTTAAGCGTCATCCCAAAAGCCTTTTTAAAAACAACATTGGCATAGTCCGGGTGCAGTCCCACCTCGTTCCCGATATCTGTGGCCTTTATTGGTCGAAAATAATTTTGGGCTATATACATGGCCATTCGCTCTACATAACTTATGTCGCCTGAATGGATTTGTAAACCATTATTTTGCTTTTTTGGTAAAACCTTATCTGCCATTCGTATCAATCGTGCATGCATTTCGAGCAATACAGCCTCACTTCGATTTTTTGAAGACAGGTCCTTGATCCAGTTGTTTAGAAGAAATTCATCATGAATGGATTGTACCCCTGAATTTTCGGTGAGCACTTCTCCCTTAAGCACCCGGTCAACATAAAAAGCTGGAAGTTTCCATTCCAAGAATTGGGTCAAAGGAATTGTACAGACATAGTAGGGAGCGGATTTACCATAACTTACAATCTGGTGGGGAACGAGACCCCAAAACAACGCCAAACTATTCTCTGGAATGGTTGTTTTGGAGCCGCGAAATAAATAGGTCAAATTACCCTCGGTAAGGTAGTTGATCTCAATTTCATTGTGGCGGTCGGGTTTTTGCATCAAATTTGGCCTCCATAGTTCACAGGTCAATCCATAGGGACTAAACGCGCCACGCCCCTTATCAAACTTTTTTAAATTCTCGGGATACAGTATGTTATTTTCCAATTCGTATTATTTTATGTAGAAATACGAGACTAAATTTACACAATAATTCAATTTAATAGGACAATTTATATATTCAGAGAAATTAATTGTCAGAGAAAGCTTAACTCCATTGCAAAAATGAAAAACACTTGGGTCCCATTAATCTTCCTATTCCTATTTGCATCCCGTGTTTCTGCACAGGCCATACAAGAACAGGAACTTGAAGGCATATCCTACAGACCAAGGATCATAAACACTACCGATCTGGGTGCCGATCCCGATGATAAACAATCTATGGTGCGTCAATTAGTAAGCGCCAGCGAGTTTGATATCGAAGGATTGATCGTTGCCACCGGCTGTTGGAGAAAAACACAGAGCAATACCAAAATGTTGGACACAATTTTAGATGCATACGCAGCGGCATACCCCAATCTAAAAGTCCACGCGGATGGGTATCCCACTCCGGAATACCTAAGATCACTTTCAGTTATGGGTCAAACGGGTTATGGAATGGACGACGTGGGATCGGGAAAGGACAGTCCAGGTTCGGAATTAATTATCGCCTCGGCAGACGGGGACGACCCAAGGCCACTTTGGGTTATGGGATGGGGAGGCATGAACACTATCGCACAGGCGCTTTGGAAAGTACGTGATACACGATCTGATGAAGGTTTGAAAAAATTCCTGAGCAAGCTTCGCCTCTTTGATGTTCTTGGGCAGGACGACGCCGGTGCCTGGATCGCGAAAAACTTTCCAGATGTTTTTTACATCCGTGCTACCGGAGTATACGGTTGGCAACCGCCAAAAAATGGTGATTATCAACGTAATGCCATTCAAAACCATGGTCCCCTTGGCGCTGTTTATCCAGATACCCAGTGGGCCACAGAGGGAGACAGCCCGGCTTTCATGCATGTATATCCGAACGGACTCAATGATCCCGGACAAATTGACCAGGGCAGTTGGGGCGGTCGATTTGATCCAACCAGAAAAGCCGGTATTCGAAGCATGTCCGAGGTGGCAAAAATAGAGAATGATGCAGAAACACAATATGACCCCTACTATATGTACGGCAATACGGAAGAAGGTGCAGATGCGATAAAGCGTTGGAGCAAGGGCTACAATAACGACTTTGCCGCACGTATGGATTGGAGCATCATAAGTAATTATAAGGATGCCAACCACCACCCTGTTGCTGTGCTGAACGGGGATAGGACCAGAAGGGTTATGTATATGACCGCATCAGCTGGCAATAATATTGTATTGAGTGCCGAAGGCTCTACGGACCCCGATGGCAATTCGATTTCATATGAATGGTCTTTTTATGATGAGCCCAGTTCGTATGAGGGTTCGGTATCCATTATGAACGACAAATCTATGAAAGCTTCTATTGAGATTCCTGAAAATTCAAAGGGCAGGAATATCCATGTGATCCTTGAAGTATATGATAATGGTTCTCCCAACCTGTATGCATATCGCCGTATGATCATCAATGTAAATCCATAGCATTGTTGAAATGAAACTGAATTTCAAGTTAACGTTTCTGGCGCTTTGTACTTTTTTGAACATGCAAATCATGGGCAACCCAAGAACAGGTCTCCAATATAAAAATGTAGGCTTTCCCATAAACACCACAGGTGTTAATTCGAATTGAGGTGTAATAAAACCCAGGTTTTCTTGAACTATACAAGGTTTATTTCAGGATTTCCTCCAAAATGTCTTTTAAATTAACCTGGTTAGATTTGGAAACTAATGTAAGTCAAGGACACGTATTATAAAATTTTTACAGCCATTTTTCGACTTATATCTCTGTATCACTATCTTTATATCCTCAAACGGATATTTATAGAAGATCTCTCCGAAATAATCATATAACCGCACAGTATTCCAAAATGGAAATCGAGAAATTACATCATATTGCCATCATATGTTCGGACTATAGAAAATCAAAGCATTTCTATACAGAGATTTTAGGGTTTGAAATTGGTAGTGAAATATACAGAACGGAGAGAAAATCTTATAAACTGGATCTTCTTTTGAACGGACAATATTTAATTGAACTGTTCTCCTTTCCCAATCCGTCCAATAGGCCCACAAGGCCAGAGGCAACGGGATTGAGGCATATTTGTTTTAGTGTGAAAGATATTGGCAATGCGATGGAATATTTAAGATCAAAAAATGTTGTAACCGAACCAATTCGGATAGACGAACATACCGGTAGGAAATTCACGTTTTTCAGCGACCCAGATGATCTACCGATCGAGATTTACGAAATATGATAAATTTAGAAAAGTACATTGATGATGTAAATTCAAAATTCCCGCATATCAAAAACCTGCAGCCATGGGAAATTGTACATGATATGGAAAGTATTTTATTACAAAGAATAAAACTCTTGGGTGATGATTATGAGATCAACGACAATGTTGCCATTCATAGGACAGCCACAATTGAACAGGGCGTAATCTTAAAGGGTACAATAATCATTTCCGAAAATTGTTCGTTAGGTGCGAATTCTTACTTTAGAGGGCCGATATTTTTGAGCAGCTCCGTAAGGATCGGGCCAGGTTCAGAAATAAAGCAATCCATGATATTCAATAATACCGCAGTGGCTCATTTTAATTATATCGGAAACAGCATAATTGGACAGAACATAAATTTTGAAGCGGGTTCAATCTGTGCCAACCACTTCAATGAAAGAAGGGACAAACGAATTTTTGTGACCCTTGATGGAAAAAGTATAGACACTAAGGTCGAAAAGTTTGGATCACTTGTTGGCGACAATTCAAAGATTGGCGCCAATGCGGTACTGTCTCCGGGGACAATTCTGGAAAAAGATAGTGTTGTAAAACGGCTTGAATTAATTGAACAAACAAAATGACGGAAGTCAGGGTAATTTTTCCCAACAAAGCTGAATCATTTAAAAGTTTAGTTTTTTAGCCTATAAATGAACTTCAAAGAAAATTAGGTTAAAAAGAGATTTTGGGTATTTTAACCCAGGTTTATTTGAACTATCCACCGGGCTCTAAAGAGCCTTTTTAATGTCTTTATATTAGCAACATATATTGCTTCTTCTTCAAGTTAATTCTAGAAAGTCCCACCTAGAATTCATTTTCCCATAACTAATTATTAAAATTTCTATTAGAGTATCATTTTAGGATCTCAATCACTCACTTAAGTAAATTTTCAATAAAAATTTCGATAGAATAAAAGCTCGAATTTGAATACAGTAATGATTTTTGAATCAAATTTTGATATACATTTGATAGAGAACAAAAATGTTCAAAACAACCGGAAAAACCTAAAAGTCAATCATTCAACTTCAAAACTACAAATTAAAACCAATGAAAAAAAAAGTACTCTTTTTATCTATTTTCCTTTTAATGTGCGGCAGCGCGTTCAGCCAATTCAAAGTAGGTTTTCACCAGTCTAACCTTCCTTTTATAGCGCTGGGTTACGAAATTCAAGATCGATTTACTCCAGAATTGAGATTGGGCAGTGATCAATTTATTGAAGATCTTTCGATTGAGGCTGTACTAACTTACAAATTCATCAATAAGGAAGATTATAATTTCTATGGAGGCTTAGGTTATAAGACCACTATTTATGAAGGATTGGTAATTCCTATAGGTTTTAATTTTTACCCTTTTGAAAATAAAAAATTTGGTTTTCATATAGAAGCGGCCCCTATCCTACTAAATGCTGATATTCTACGGGGTAGTTTTGGAATACATTACCGTTTCCTTAAAAGCTGATAATAAAACAGCAAGAACGGAACAAAAAAACGCCCTGTTTTCCTCCAAAAATTGGATAAAACAGGGCGTTTTCTGGTGTATTAAGCCAGTTTTCTGACTAATCCAGTGCTTGTTCTAAGTCGGCAAGAAGATCTTCTTCATCTTCTATACCCACACTCAGCCGAATCAGGGAATCTTTAATCCCTATTTTTTCGCGCTGCTCTTTAGGAATACTGGCGTGTGTCATACTCGCAGGATGACCGGCGAGGCTTTCCACTCCGCCCAGGCTTTCTGCAAGGGTGAAAACTTTAAGTTTTTCAACCACTTTTACGGCGCCCTCCTTAGAATCTTCGGTCGTAGTAAAAGATACCATACCACCATAATCCTTCATTTGTTTTTTTGCAATGTCATGGTTGGGGTGATCCTCAAAACCTGGCCAGTATACATGATCAACCTTAGGATGATTCTTAAGGAAATGTGCTACCGCCTTACCATTTTCACAATGACGCTGTACCCGTATATGCAGTGTTTTTATTCCGCGAAGCGCTAAAAAACTATCCTGTGGACCGCAAATTGCGCCACTGGCATTCTGTATAAAATAGAGTCGGTCTGCGAGTTCATCATCCTTGACCACCAGCGAACCCATAACCAGGTCACTATGCCCACCTATATATTTTGTAGCGCTGTGCATCACGATATCTGCGCCCAGATCAAGGGGCTGCTGCAAATAAGGAGTAGCAAAGGTATTGTCTACCGCAAGCAAAAGATCGTTCTTTTTTGCCACCTGGGAAACCGCCTCGATATCAATAACATTCATCATGGGATTTGTGGGGGTCTCCACCCAGATCAACTTGGTATTTTCATTGATATGCTCTGCGATCTTATCTGCATCCTGCATTCCCACAAAGTGAAATTTCAACCCGAAATCTTCAAAAATCTGTGTAAATAACCGGTAAGAACCGCCATAAAGATCATTTGTGGAGATTATCTCATCCCCGGGCTTAAATAATTTAAGCACCGCGTCTATAGCGGCTAGACCAGAGGCAAAAGCGACACCATGCTTTCCATTTTCTATGCTTGCCAGGGATTTCTCAAGGGCCGCACGGGTAGGATTTCCGCTTCGCGAATACTCAAAACCCTTATGGCCACCCGGAGTGGTCTGGGAAAAAGTAGATGTTTGATATATGGGGGGCATCACGCTGCCGTATGCAGGATCTACGTCCTTCTGGCCACCGTGAATGGTTTTGGTGTTAAATTTCATAATATACTGTGTTTTTAATCTTTCGTTAAAAGTGCCGTAAAAATACCAAGTGGTTAGCGGAACGCCAAAATTGCCTGTATCTTTGGCCTATGTTTAACGTAAAAACCTGCTTTTGAAAATCTTTGCGCCCCTGTTTCTTGTTTTGTTGCTCCTAACCAGTTGCCAGGACGAGGCTTCTACACTTTCTTTTTCTGAAAAATCCTACACTACTGCTTCCCTGCCGGAATGTAAAGAGGACCTCTGCCCTAAAATTGCTATTCAGCTTTTAATGGCTGAAGGCAAATCGCCGCTGGCAAAGACCATTAACACTGCAATAGAAGAAAAAATCGCCACTGGCCTCGCTATTAGCCCGGAAGAAGAAGGAAAAATCAAAACCATTGATGAGGGCGTTACCAATTTTATAAAGGAATACAGAACGGCAAATTCAGAATTTCCCAACTTACCCTCTACGGAAGGCTACGAATTTACAAGCAACAGCAGCATAAGCCTGGAAACCGAAAGTTTACTTTCCATAGCGATTGAAATGTACAGCTACTGGGGCGGTGCACATGGCTATGGCAGTACTACTTATGTGAATTTTGACAAAAAAGATGGGAAGCAGCTTACGATGGACAACCTTATAAAAGATAAACAAAAGTTCAGGGAACTTGCAGAGCGGCTCTTCCGAAAAGAAGAAGATATTCCCGAGACCAGAAATATTAATAATACCGGTTATTTTTTTGAAAATGACACGTTTAGCCTACCCAATAATTTTGGGTTTGAAAAAGATACCCTTATCTTGATTTACAACCCCTACGAAGTTGCATCGTACGCTGAGGGGCAAATTACAATCAAAATCCCGAAAGCAGAGGCAGCCCCTTTTCTTTCCGTGCATTTATAGCGCGTTTGAGTGCGGTGATTGCGCCGTGGTGAATTCCTTCATGAAAATTATTGAATACAATGGCCTCTTCTATCGTGCTCAAAACAGAACCAGAGTTGGCCGTATAGGGTTTATACTTTTCAAAAAGTCCTTCATGAAGGTCTTTCCTTGTTTGTTCAACAGCGGGTATTAGCTTTGATTTTAGATACTGCACAGCTACGTTATCAATGTTTTTAGTAGGTTTTGTACCCTTTTTATAATTGGTGATCCACTCTTCTGCAATCACGGGGGTCTGGCCTGTAAAAGAATACATATACATTTGCTGATGTGCCAGCGTGTGCGCAATGTTCCAAAAAATATTATTGTTAAATCCGTAGGGATTGCGTTCAACTCTTCAAGAGCAAGATTTTCCAGGTAGCCAGTGAGGATCTCATGATTTTTTAAGGTAATATCAAGTGTATAGTCCATAGCGTAAATTTAAATTATATTTGCCCGCTGCTAAGAAGCCAAAACCCTTTAGAAGCCCAACCATAAAAGCATAAGTTTTGAAGAAAATATATTACCTCTCCACCTGCGATACCTGCAACCGTATTATTAAAGAAATTGAGCTCCCAAGTGCTTTTATCAAACAGGATATAAAAACAGATCCTATTACCGGGGAGCAACTAGAAGAACTTTACAACCTTGCGGGCAGCTACGAGGCTTTGTTTAGTAAACGTGCCAGGCTTTATAGAGAGCTTGACCTCAAAAATCAAAACCTTGATGACGATGCGATGGGCAATTATATCCTGGAACATTATACCTTTTTAAAACGTCCCGTTATCGTGAACAACGGGGATATTTTTATAGGGAATGCCAAAAAAACGGTCGCTGCTGCAAAAGAAGCCATTCACCGCAACGATAAAGAGATATAGTCTATAAAATTGATCCTAAAGTAATTTATTGACTTAGAGCCTGAGGTTTTTTACCGGCAGTGCGGGTATCTTCTTTTGTGATCGTTCTAAAATCTTCGGTTCTATCCAGCTGGGAAAGGTTGTTGTACAATGCTTCGGGCAATGTGGTCAATTTTCGGCTTTTAAGATCCATCCAGGCACCCATCATTTCGCAGCGCGCAAAATTGTTCCCTTCCGCATCATAAAAATTGTGTACGAATTCAAAAAACTTACCGCCCTCTGCAAGGCCTTTCAACTGTAAGGAAACCTGTACAGGCTTACCGGCAAATACTTCTTTAAAGTAATACATATGCTCGTAGAATACCACGGGACCCAGATTGAGCTTTGCCATCTCTTTCTGGCCAAAACCGTTTTCCATCAAATAACTCATACGGGTATGGCTCATAAAATTTATATATGCTGAATTGGCCAAATGCCTATTTGCATCAATATCGCTCCAGCGTATTTCAAAATCCTTTAAATACATAAATCGTTCTTAGGTTATAAAACAAAGGTATTATTTTTAAATCCCTAATTCTGTTGTAAATATCTTAATGGATTTGCCTTAAGCACCCTTAGGGTCTATTTTTACGAAAAAAATACGCGTATGTACATCAAAAGAAATATGAGCTGGAAACTCATATTTAGATATACCTGGAAGAATATCCTGTTTTTCGTCCTATACTGCCTTCTTATATTTTTTATCTATGAAATATTAGGGTTCTATTTTATTGGTTTTCCCTTTCAACCACTAACTGTGATAGGTATTGCGGTATCTTTTTATGTAGGTTTTAAAAATAGCCAGAGTTACGACCGTTTCTGGGAAGGTAGAAAGATATGGGGCAGTGTGGTAAATTACAGCAGGACATGGGCCATACGGGTAATCAGTTTTGTGGATACCGATGACGAGGCTTTTAATCAGCGCGTAAGGACTGAAATGGTACATCGTCACGTAGCCTGGATCAATGCACTGCGCGTGCAATTGCGCCAACCCCGGTCCTGGTCGCTAGAGCATGGTTTTTTTGCAAAAAGGCTCTTTGACAGCCATGCAGAGCGCAACATGTCCAGAACAGGTGCACATAATTTTATATCTCAAGTGGAGTATGAAAATATTAGGGACCGCCCTAATATAGCTACGCACCTGGTCAAGAATCAGGCAAATTCAGTGACTCAATTGCGCAAAGACAATGTGATTGATGCCTTTCAGGAAATGCAGCTGCAAGCAGTGCTTGAAGAATTTTATAATCTACAGGGAATGTGCGAGCGTATAAAAAACACGCCATTTCCCAGACAGTACGCTTATATGTCAAAAATATTTACATGGATTTTTGTCTTACTTCTACCTCTTGGTTTATTGAATATTTTTGAAGAACATGTGCAAAGTGACACGATACATGAAGGGTTAAAAAACCCGTTACTGTTTTTACAAATGATTCCTTTTGCGGTACTGATCATGTGGATTTTTACCACCATGGAAATGGTAGGTGACAGCAGTGAAGACCCGTTTGATGGACGTGCAAATGACGTTCCCATGACCGCACTTTGCCGCACCATTGAAATAGACCTGCGTGATATGCTCAATGAAAAACAATTACCAAAACCCATAGAACCAAAAGACGATATTCTTTATTAAAATTTCATCTGAAAGAAGCGCTAAGTATAATTTACCAAAGGCATTTCAAAACGTGAAAAAAGCATTGCAAAAAGCTTAAATCTTCGTTATCTTTCAAATTCATTTAAAACAACCGTGCCGCTTTACAAACTGTTGAGGCACAGGTTATAAAATTAAGACTAAAACCATTTATTCATGAAAATCCTTAAGAAATTAGCGCTTGTAGCCCTTGCTACCTTGCTTGTAAATTGTGGCGATGCCGAAAAAAAAGAAAAAGATGAGGTCAAATTAAAGTCCAATAACTCCGCAACAACTTCTTCAAAAAAAGAATCTGATGTTACCGAAGTTGTGTTGCTTGCCACAGATCAAATGCAGTTCAATAAAACTGAAATACGCGTACCTGCAGGTAAGCCTATAACCCTGACTTTACGCCATACCGGTACCATGGATGTAAAAGTTATGGGACATAATTTTGTATTGCTGAAAAAAGATACAGAGATTCCCGCTTTTGCAAATGCGGCCGCTGGTGCAGCAGAAAATGAATATATTCCTGACGGTACTGAGGCCGTTATTGTACATACTAAATTAGTAGGTGGTGGTCAGTCTGACACTATTGATTTTGACGCTCCAGAGCCTGGGACTTATGATTTTATCTGTAGTTTCCCCGGTCATTACGCTTTGATGAAAGGTAAATTCATCGTGGAGTAGGTCAAAGACCTGAAAATCATTCCATTTTTAGGCTAAAATCAAGCATAAATACTTGGTTTTAGCCTATTTTTTTTCATTTTAATCCTTATTTTTCAATAGAATAAAAGTGTTTTCTAACTCGTGAATAACTTACAATTAGCAACTTTAAGTAATGATAAAAAATCGCGACTATATATTCTTTTTGATTATAACATGTACTCTTCTTGCCGTATGCTCGTGTAAGAAAGAAGCTAAAAATCATACTTTGCAAATTACCAAATCACAAGAAGCACAATTTTTAAAGAAAGAACTAAATCCTATAGAACGCTACGAGGAATTGCTCGTAGATGTACAGATGCAGCGCATCT
It contains:
- a CDS encoding VOC family protein, whose amino-acid sequence is MEIEKLHHIAIICSDYRKSKHFYTEILGFEIGSEIYRTERKSYKLDLLLNGQYLIELFSFPNPSNRPTRPEATGLRHICFSVKDIGNAMEYLRSKNVVTEPIRIDEHTGRKFTFFSDPDDLPIEIYEI
- a CDS encoding acyl-CoA thioesterase, giving the protein MYLKDFEIRWSDIDANRHLANSAYINFMSHTRMSYLMENGFGQKEMAKLNLGPVVFYEHMYYFKEVFAGKPVQVSLQLKGLAEGGKFFEFVHNFYDAEGNNFARCEMMGAWMDLKSRKLTTLPEALYNNLSQLDRTEDFRTITKEDTRTAGKKPQALSQ
- the recQ gene encoding DNA helicase RecQ; this translates as MPATTLPTETKTELLQLLKTNFGYDTFRPNQESVIADIMAGRDAMAVMPTGGGKSLCFQLPALALPGTALVISPLIALMKDQVDALRGNGISAAYFNSSQPEIEQKNTLSQLENGKLQLIYVAPESLSLLDNYLNNITINLIAVDEAHCISSWGHDFRPAYTQLAYLKKRMSHVPLIALTATADKATQDDIMKQLAIPQATKHLASFDRPNLYLEVRPGNNRNKQILDFLDSRQDESGIIYCLSRKNTESVAEKLAAAGHKAEAYHAGLTPEERMRVQEDFINDRTPIVVATIAFGMGIDKSNVRWVIHYNMPKNIEGYYQEIGRGGRDGLPAHTLLFYSYADTVQLRKFAEGSPTEEYQLAKLDRMQQYAEALSCRRKALLNYFGEFIYEDCGNCDICKRPPQYIDGTVLAQKVCSAVARLKEQEAMGTLIDVLRGSENATILDKGYQSVKTYGAASDIPWRDLQQYVIQMINQGVLEIRFHEHGRLMLTPLAKKVLFEGEQIQLARLVKEKPAVSVARTLDDATGILFEKFRELRSAIAKEEGVPAYIVFSDATLKDMEAKKPQTLDDMIMVSGVGQAKLDKYGTRFLELLEQEKPKKRKSKKNKGNTYKITHELFNEGLSIEEISEKRDLAPGTIYGHLTKLKTDGEAIDLHQLITTEELESIDRAKSEIEDPTGLKEFFIHFEEKMPYWKIKMGLYLLISDQ
- a CDS encoding helix-turn-helix domain-containing protein; the protein is MENNILYPENLKKFDKGRGAFSPYGLTCELWRPNLMQKPDRHNEIEINYLTEGNLTYLFRGSKTTIPENSLALFWGLVPHQIVSYGKSAPYYVCTIPLTQFLEWKLPAFYVDRVLKGEVLTENSGVQSIHDEFLLNNWIKDLSSKNRSEAVLLEMHARLIRMADKVLPKKQNNGLQIHSGDISYVERMAMYIAQNYFRPIKATDIGNEVGLHPDYANVVFKKAFGMTLNEYIVQERITQVQRKLVTTDKSITDISFECGFNSMSRFNLAFKRTNNSTPREFRNTFFSR
- a CDS encoding DapH/DapD/GlmU-related protein → MINLEKYIDDVNSKFPHIKNLQPWEIVHDMESILLQRIKLLGDDYEINDNVAIHRTATIEQGVILKGTIIISENCSLGANSYFRGPIFLSSSVRIGPGSEIKQSMIFNNTAVAHFNYIGNSIIGQNINFEAGSICANHFNERRDKRIFVTLDGKSIDTKVEKFGSLVGDNSKIGANAVLSPGTILEKDSVVKRLELIEQTK
- a CDS encoding DUF3298 and DUF4163 domain-containing protein; the encoded protein is MKIFAPLFLVLLLLTSCQDEASTLSFSEKSYTTASLPECKEDLCPKIAIQLLMAEGKSPLAKTINTAIEEKIATGLAISPEEEGKIKTIDEGVTNFIKEYRTANSEFPNLPSTEGYEFTSNSSISLETESLLSIAIEMYSYWGGAHGYGSTTYVNFDKKDGKQLTMDNLIKDKQKFRELAERLFRKEEDIPETRNINNTGYFFENDTFSLPNNFGFEKDTLILIYNPYEVASYAEGQITIKIPKAEAAPFLSVHL
- a CDS encoding nucleoside hydrolase-like domain-containing protein, coding for MKNTWVPLIFLFLFASRVSAQAIQEQELEGISYRPRIINTTDLGADPDDKQSMVRQLVSASEFDIEGLIVATGCWRKTQSNTKMLDTILDAYAAAYPNLKVHADGYPTPEYLRSLSVMGQTGYGMDDVGSGKDSPGSELIIASADGDDPRPLWVMGWGGMNTIAQALWKVRDTRSDEGLKKFLSKLRLFDVLGQDDAGAWIAKNFPDVFYIRATGVYGWQPPKNGDYQRNAIQNHGPLGAVYPDTQWATEGDSPAFMHVYPNGLNDPGQIDQGSWGGRFDPTRKAGIRSMSEVAKIENDAETQYDPYYMYGNTEEGADAIKRWSKGYNNDFAARMDWSIISNYKDANHHPVAVLNGDRTRRVMYMTASAGNNIVLSAEGSTDPDGNSISYEWSFYDEPSSYEGSVSIMNDKSMKASIEIPENSKGRNIHVILEVYDNGSPNLYAYRRMIINVNP
- a CDS encoding cystathionine gamma-synthase yields the protein MKFNTKTIHGGQKDVDPAYGSVMPPIYQTSTFSQTTPGGHKGFEYSRSGNPTRAALEKSLASIENGKHGVAFASGLAAIDAVLKLFKPGDEIISTNDLYGGSYRLFTQIFEDFGLKFHFVGMQDADKIAEHINENTKLIWVETPTNPMMNVIDIEAVSQVAKKNDLLLAVDNTFATPYLQQPLDLGADIVMHSATKYIGGHSDLVMGSLVVKDDELADRLYFIQNASGAICGPQDSFLALRGIKTLHIRVQRHCENGKAVAHFLKNHPKVDHVYWPGFEDHPNHDIAKKQMKDYGGMVSFTTTEDSKEGAVKVVEKLKVFTLAESLGGVESLAGHPASMTHASIPKEQREKIGIKDSLIRLSVGIEDEEDLLADLEQALD
- a CDS encoding arsenate reductase family protein; this encodes MKKIYYLSTCDTCNRIIKEIELPSAFIKQDIKTDPITGEQLEELYNLAGSYEALFSKRARLYRELDLKNQNLDDDAMGNYILEHYTFLKRPVIVNNGDIFIGNAKKTVAAAKEAIHRNDKEI